Genomic window (Drosophila sulfurigaster albostrigata strain 15112-1811.04 chromosome 2R, ASM2355843v2, whole genome shotgun sequence):
ACCCGCCATGGAAAAGGAGGCGCCCCAATATACTCAATAGCTCCCATGACAAAAATAATTGGTAAGCTTGCCAGTTATAGCAAAGTGCTTTTCTAATCACTTTGATATGCAGACAAAAGAGTTGGTCCCGGACCTGGAGCGCATGATGTGCACATAAAGCCGTTCTTTAAGGGGGTTAGGGCACCCGAATACTCCATGGCACCGCGCAACGACTACAGCTTCAAGAAGTATGGACCCGGACCAAGTGCTTACAAATTTGAGATCAATCCAATAAGACCTGCAGCCCCAGCTTACAGCATGTGAGAGTCTTAAGATTGCAATAGAAGAAAAGTTGTCCTAATACAATTTCTTACTTTTACAGGGGAATTTCAGCTAAGATGCTAAAGAAGGCCGATTCACCTGGACCAGCGGCGTATGGCGCTGGCGACATTAATATCAAGCTAAACCGTGCGCCGCAATATTCGATGAGACCCCGCTGTGATATGCGAGGGGAGAACGTGGGTCCAGGTTCTAACTATTATGATTTGTCGTATTATCGCCCCGGAAGATCTGGCGGTGCTTATTCGTTTGGTGTCAGGCATTCACCCTATGCCCCTCCCATGATTGTTAGATGTGATAATATGTAGTTTTGCAATATTAGAAGATTATGTCAAGAGATGTTAGGtagtaataaaaattttatctGGTGTTATAATAATTGGTACTCGTATTCGATTATTGCTGCTAGCTTGGCTCACGGATTCCTTTTACATTGTTTTTGCGGAACGCATTTTCGAATTTTCTTTGTTGGATTATGTGTTGAACATCCTCGTAACCGTGCTTAATTTACATATTAGTTGTGGCATTTTCGAcaagtttattatttacttattaagTTTAGCTTAGAATTAATTCTACAGTGCAATATCTAGCCCAGAgctgttttaaaattataatgccAAGATTTTTGTGTCATTAAATACCTTAAAATATGAGGAGCAATATGGGGTTTTTATTGTAGTTGAAAAAATCTTTCGGAAAACAACTCGCACgagtttcaaaatttatattttctagtattgcaaaatttatattgaagcCATGGCGCATCCTGTAGGTAGGTTCTAGCTAATCCCTACGAACTGCCGCTGATAATCTGATTTTTGAGTAGGTCCTGGTCCTGGAGCTTACGCGTTGCCGACAACCGTCGGGTACGAGAAACACGACACCCGTAAACAGCGAATGCCGCAGTATTCGTTTGGGACTCGCACAAACGTTAGTGGTTCCGGTGCTGGACCAGGACCAGGCGCCTATCTGGTGGACAAACTAACCCGCTATGGAAAAGGAGGCGGCTTGCAGTACACAATTGCCCCCCTCACCAAAATGTTAGATAAAAGGGTTGGTCCTGGCCCTGGCGCACATGATGTGCACATCTTCACTGGAGTCACTGCGCCAGCATACTCAATGGCACCCCGGAATAAATATGCTTTCGAAAAATATGGTCCCGGTCCAAGTGCTTATAAGTATGAGGTGAAGTCCATAAAGACCGCCGCACCAGCATATAGCATGTGAGTACTATCAGAGTTATACGACCTAATTTAAGCTCTTAATTGCCACGAAATTATTTTAAGGGGTATTCAAACAAAAACGAGTAAGAAGGCCGATTCACCTGGTCCGGCGGCTTATGGAGCGGGCGATCTGAATATCAGATTGGTTCGAGCGCCTGAGTACTCCATGAGTCCATTGCATAATATCCGTAAAGATAGCGTAGGCCCCGGTCCCaattattacaatttgatGTATCATCGTCCTGGTCGATCTGGAAATGCCTATTCTTTCGGAGTGCGTCACTCGCCGTATGCACCACCAATGGTTGTTAAATGTGACAATATGTAACCTATCATTTGcaatattagaaatatattttgtaataaaaatcaGTGCTCAGCAATCTAGTACTTCTTACATAAACAAGATTGGGAAAGGGTTAGATAACTTTGCTACTTTTGAATCTTCtctatattttgcatatacatattacaAAAATCCGAATTTTTGGATTTCGTAGATGGCATATAAAAACTGCATTACtagctaacaaaaaaaaagaaagaatatcAAACATCGTATACGTTCTTATGATTCctatattaaaacaaagcaaGCCCCctataaaaaatcatttgcatttaatataataatcataatacttttattttactttacgTATACACTGTATGAAAAATTTTTGTGAACGCAAGcgaaatttttgaaaacatctcattttaaatacttatatttGCACAAGTGCACGTGTTTAAAGCAAAAACAGTAAGTACAAAATCATTTATAagttatttcaaaattgtagAGTTTACGGTTAACTTTTTCCGCCAATATGaacatattttgcaaaatttcaaCAGCACTCATATTGTTGCTGATGTGCATCAGCTTAGTGTTTCTTATTATCTTAATACTTGATAATTCATTTGGCCTCAGcggaaaaagaataaaataaagtggGTAAATaaccatttttattataaaaaaattttaaaaactagCATATTTTCTTCCAattatgtgtttttttcgACAATATGGatacaaattaacaattttatacaatacaatttctttaataatttctaaatataaaagttatattgtttgtaaaataattattaaagtatACTTTTAATAATGTAGAAGAGAAACCAAAAGtgcttttgaattttaaaaataaaaattacttcGCACATAACATGCTGTTTAAAATTACGCGCCAATCATAAAGTGTTACCAAGTGCCAATAAGCGGGCTTTatgaattttggtattttgtatctttgacatattttttttt
Coding sequences:
- the LOC133836308 gene encoding ciliary microtubule associated protein 1B-like is translated as MARMPLGPGPGAYALPPTVGYEKHDNRKQRLPQYSFGARTALFGPDPGPGPGAYQVDKLTRHGKGGAPIYSIAPMTKIIDKRVGPGPGAHDVHIKPFFKGVRAPEYSMAPRNDYSFKKYGPGPSAYKFEINPIRPAAPAYSMGISAKMLKKADSPGPAAYGAGDINIKLNRAPQYSMRPRCDMRGENVGPGSNYYDLSYYRPGRSGGAYSFGVRHSPYAPPMIVRCDNM
- the LOC133836309 gene encoding ciliary microtubule associated protein 1B-like, with the translated sequence MAHPVGPGPGAYALPTTVGYEKHDTRKQRMPQYSFGTRTNVSGSGAGPGPGAYLVDKLTRYGKGGGLQYTIAPLTKMLDKRVGPGPGAHDVHIFTGVTAPAYSMAPRNKYAFEKYGPGPSAYKYEVKSIKTAAPAYSMGIQTKTSKKADSPGPAAYGAGDLNIRLVRAPEYSMSPLHNIRKDSVGPGPNYYNLMYHRPGRSGNAYSFGVRHSPYAPPMVVKCDNM